One window of Deltaproteobacteria bacterium genomic DNA carries:
- a CDS encoding tetratricopeptide repeat protein has translation HLYKRKGEYAKAVAAYERAADRLRKDPVVWSNLGMAYYRNGQPDDAIRALRRACRLDPDNPEIHANLGVILRQQGQVDKALWHLEKAVRLAPKEATYANNLGIAYRHAKRLDDAKRMFERAIELDPSRAEYHFNLGAVHRRNDDVDLAIASYERALAIDPNHADAWWDLGHMYRKNHDNDRAIEAFRKYLALIAGKDAKREAFAREQIEALGGSVDAGDAGGKSKPRRKRPRR, from the coding sequence CACCTGTACAAGCGCAAGGGCGAGTACGCCAAGGCGGTGGCCGCGTACGAGCGCGCGGCCGACCGGCTGCGCAAGGATCCGGTGGTGTGGTCGAACCTCGGGATGGCGTACTACCGCAACGGCCAGCCCGACGACGCGATCCGCGCGCTGCGGCGCGCGTGCCGGCTCGACCCGGACAACCCGGAGATTCACGCGAACCTCGGCGTGATCCTGCGCCAGCAAGGGCAGGTCGACAAGGCGCTGTGGCATCTGGAGAAGGCCGTGCGGCTCGCGCCGAAGGAGGCGACCTACGCGAACAACCTCGGCATCGCCTACCGCCACGCGAAGCGGCTCGACGACGCCAAGCGGATGTTCGAGCGCGCCATCGAACTCGATCCGTCGCGCGCCGAGTACCATTTCAACCTCGGGGCGGTCCATCGCCGCAACGACGACGTCGACCTCGCCATCGCGAGCTACGAGCGGGCGCTGGCGATCGATCCGAACCACGCGGACGCGTGGTGGGACCTCGGCCACATGTACCGCAAGAACCACGACAACGATCGGGCGATCGAGGCGTTTCGCAAATACCTGGCGCTGATCGCCGGCAAGGACGCCAAGCGAGAGGCGTTCGCGCGCGAGCAGATCGAGGCGCTCGGCGGGTCGGTCGACGCCGGGGACGCCGGCGGCAAGTCGAAACCGCGCCGCAAGCGGCCGCGGCGCTGA